The Verrucomicrobia bacterium CG1_02_43_26 genome includes the window CCTGGTGTTCTTCTTCCGTCCTCCAGGCATCTACAGTGATGTATTTATGCGCCTTACTCACACGCTCAATTTCTTGAAGTGACTTTTTGCAACGATCAAGAGGCAGATTATGTATACTATTTATGGATACAACTAAATCGAATTCATGATCGTCATATGGAAGTTCGTCACCGGAACAAACCTGCATATATTGATCCATGCCTTCATGTGCGTTTTTTTTCGCATATGCTGAAACATCAACTCCAGAGACTTCGCAATGAGGAAGCACTTGCTTAAAATCGTACATCAAGAAGCCTTTCGCACAACCAACATCTAGAATTTTGGCATTTTCTGGAAGTTTGTAATACTCAACAAAGCGTTTCGCCACAGGCAACCAGCGGCCATCATAACGGTAGCCGCCATAACCGTGTTTGCGTTCTCCATCGAAAAACGCTTCGCCAAATTGCTTTGCAATAGCGATATCTTCGGGCTTTTTTTCTTCCGCGCGTTTTTTAACGTTTCTTTTCGTTTGCGGCAAACGATCTAACAGGTTGATTTCTTTTTCAGCCATTATGAAGAAAAATTTAAAGGGTTTTCAGAAAGGGCCCTGGAACTCGGGGTTAGGCCTGTCACAATCATAAGGATGATGTTTAGGCCAAGAAATGCCGAGCTTTTTCTCGTCTTCATTTAAAGTTTTCAAGCAAGCTTGTGCTATTTCCTTTGCACCAGGATAATAGTTTTGCGATAGCGCCGATGATGAGGGAGACGGATAATCCGGGCTAGCCACTCGCATAGGAGCCTCCTTTAACGATCCAAAACAATTTTCACATACGGAAGTAATAATCTCCGCAGGCACCCCAAAGGAACAGGTTCCGGTATCCGCAACAACTAGTCTACCTGTTTTTTGAACGGATTTAAAAACAGTTTCTTTATCCCATTCTTGTATCGTTCTTAAATTAATCACTTCCACTGAAATGCCGGCTTTAGCTAACTTTTCTGCGGCTTCAAGGGCTTCAAGCACCATGTAAGAGATCGCGACAATGGTCACCTGACTTCCTTCATGCACAACTTTTGCTTTCCCTAGCGGTTCTGCTGTTATTTTCTCCGGGACATGTCCTTTAATGTAGTGGCACCAGCGATGTTCAATAAAAATAACCGGGTTAGGGTCTTCGATAGCACCTAATAACAAACTGGCTGCTTCATCGGCAAACACCGGCATAACTACTTTCAGTCCAGGTATGTGTGCGTACAAAGCCTGCATACTTTGTGAGTGCTGAGCACCCTGCCCCCACCCTCTTCCAATAACCATGCGAACCACCATAGGCACGCTTTCATTTCCGCCAAACATGAAATGCCATTTAGCCGCGTTATTAATCATTTGATCTAATGCCAGGAAAGTAAAATCCACTCGCTGATGCGTCACAATGGGTCTCAACCCATTCAATGCCATCCCGATAGCCATCCCGGTAAAGGCATTCTCCGACAGCGGAGTCTCGATCACGCGCTGGTGACCAAAATCATCTACAAGTCCTGTCGTTGTTCCAAATATACCCCTAGGATCCGCAACGCCTTCTCCCATGACAACAACGCTATGATCTTCGACCATAGCTTGTTTCGTTGCTTCTCTAAGAGCTTGAGCATGATTCAATTCACGCATACATATCTTCTTTTGTTAACGTTTCGATTGAAAAGGGGGCTTCTTTAGCTTTTTTGATGACATTGATGGCATCTTCCCGTAAAGCATTCCACAAACCACCTCGATCATGGGCATAATTGCGTTTCTCTAACTCCACTTCCGCGAGAGCCAAGGGGCAGCGTTGCTTCCAGGCTACAAACTCTTCTTCAGTACGGTAACCAAGATCATTATCATAATTTGGCCCACAATGTTCTCTCCAGCGATAGGTATCAAATATCGCAACTTGTGGTCCATGACCGCTTCTAGCTCGCTCAATCAGGGGTTTTGTCAGTTTATAAACTGTCTCAATCTCATTACCATCTCCATAAACAGAGTGAATGCCATGCGCGCGTGTAACCCCCTCTAGCGGGCGATCGGGCTGCCGTTGGTAAAGCGGTGTGTAAACGCTATAATAATTATTCTCAATAATAAAAACAATCGGCAGCTTATGCAAGGATGCCATATTTAAGCATTCGTGAAAAACGCCTTCTTCCGTACAACCTTCACCTAAGTAGCAAACGGTAACACTATCTTTCCCTAGCGTTTGCATTGCTTTAGCGCAACCCGTTGCAACAGGAACCGTACCGCCTACAATGGGCGTACTTCCCTTAAATCCTTTTGCAAGATCGATTAAGTGCATAGAGCCTCCTCGTCCCTTAGCGCAACCGGTTGCTTTACCATAAATTTCGTCCATCATGGATTGAACATCCCCTCCTTTTGCCAAATAATGCCCATGCGCGCGATGACCGCTATAAACGGCATCATGATAGTTTAAGTGAGCAGAAACGCCTACAGCAACAGCTTCTTCGCCGATACATAAATGAACGGGACATCTCATTTCTTTTTCAGAATAATAATCCGCAATCACTTCCTCAACCACTCGAATGCGAACCATCTCTCGATACAAGCTATACAATTGTTCGTCTGTTAGTTCGCGCTCTTCGCCATCCCGGCCCCTTTTTTCCTTCACCTCTGTTATATTCATTGTAATTTCACCTGCTGCATGAGTTTAATATTGTGGTACTTGGGGTTCTCCAATCCACTCTCGATTAAATTCTTTTCATAGGCTTCCTTAAGGCCTTTAATAGCTACCTCAAGACCATTCTTTGCTTCAAAACCAATGCGCTCTCTTATTTTGTCTGAATTAATATGATAGGATCGCAAATCATTACTCTTTTCTGTAATGATTTCGATTTTCCTATCGCCTAAAGTATCCCGAACCAATTGCGCAATCTGTTCGAGTGAAAAATTATGATACCCGGCATTAAATGCTTCTCTATGAACAAGTTTCCCTGGCGCTTCCAGTAGGGCAATGTAGGCATTCACCATATCATCTATGACAATGTTTGGCCTTAGCTGGCTTCCTCCAAAAAGGCGTATCTTTTTATTAACAAGCGCATGTATCGTTAGCACATTAACAACCAAATCTAAGCGCAGCCGATTTGCATAACCGCAAACGGTTGCAGGGCGTATAATTGTCCATATCGTTTCCGCTGGTAGATTTGCTTTACGCAAAATATATTCACACTCTAGTTTAAATTTAGAATAATCCGTTAACGGCTTTGCCGGAGCATCCTCCCGGACATTTGGATTATCTTGAATACCATAAATGCTTGAAGAGCTCGCATAAATAAAGCGCTTCGGCTTTTCTTCTTTAACTGTTTCTATAATATTATGAAACGCATCCAAGTTAATCGACTTCCCTAACTCTGGGTTCAACTCAAATGATGGATCATTTGAAATGCAGGCTAGGTGTATAATTGCTTGGGCACCCTTCGCTGCTTTTCGCACGGATTCTATATCGCGTATGTCCCCTTTTATTTTCTCCAAGTTGGGATGGCTTGGCAAAACATCCTCTCCATAAAGAAACAAATCCAAAACAGCTACCTTGCAGCCGAGACTTAAGAGCTTTGGGACTAATGCAGAAGCTACATAGCCACCGCCACCAGTTATCATAATTTTAGGGTATTCTTTTGCGAGGGTCATAATTTTTTGATTAAATACTTTTTAAAATGTAATCCAAGAAGGAGTGAGCCAATATCTGGTGGGCATTTTCAACAATTCCATAAACGTTGCTCATGAAATACCAATTATAATCCCCCACATGCCTCAATTCATTATCTTCTTGAAACCCGGACAACGTGATCACGTTTGCCTTGGCTTTTCTAGCAGCTTTCACGGCATTTAGGATGTTGGGCGAGTTTCCGGAAGAACTGATAGCAACTAATATGTCCTGTGGTTTGATCACCATACTTATGGAATGTGCATATACGTTTTCATAGCCTAAATCATTGGATAAACAGGTTAATAACGATGGGTCAGCAAGGCATAACGCGGGCAACTGCCCATTTTTTAAAAAATCGGTGGCCATGTGAGATGCAATGCCTGCGCTCCCGCCATTACCTATAAAATATATCATCTTATCCTGCTTTTTGAGCAAGTTAACACACGCGTCAAACGCGAATTCAAAGCTCACTAATTGCTGCAAGGCATTAGTAACGCGTATTGAATTAAATGCCTCATTAATCGCGTCTAAATAGCGATCGATAAAATTTCGTTTCGTCTCCGCGCAATGTCTTGAAGTCGTTACGCTTGCGTTTAAAATGGAGTCTGGTCTGATGAGTAATTTCGAGGT containing:
- a CDS encoding methyltransferase type 11, with translation MAEKEINLLDRLPQTKRNVKKRAEEKKPEDIAIAKQFGEAFFDGERKHGYGGYRYDGRWLPVAKRFVEYYKLPENAKILDVGCAKGFLMYDFKQVLPHCEVSGVDVSAYAKKNAHEGMDQYMQVCSGDELPYDDHEFDLVVSINSIHNLPLDRCKKSLQEIERVSKAHKYITVDAWRTEEEHQALLDWILTAETYMSVDDWKRTFNEIGYKGDYWWFIP
- a CDS encoding alpha-ketoacid dehydrogenase subunit beta produces the protein MRELNHAQALREATKQAMVEDHSVVVMGEGVADPRGIFGTTTGLVDDFGHQRVIETPLSENAFTGMAIGMALNGLRPIVTHQRVDFTFLALDQMINNAAKWHFMFGGNESVPMVVRMVIGRGWGQGAQHSQSMQALYAHIPGLKVVMPVFADEAASLLLGAIEDPNPVIFIEHRWCHYIKGHVPEKITAEPLGKAKVVHEGSQVTIVAISYMVLEALEAAEKLAKAGISVEVINLRTIQEWDKETVFKSVQKTGRLVVADTGTCSFGVPAEIITSVCENCFGSLKEAPMRVASPDYPSPSSSALSQNYYPGAKEIAQACLKTLNEDEKKLGISWPKHHPYDCDRPNPEFQGPF
- a CDS encoding UDP-glucose 4-epimerase, translated to MTLAKEYPKIMITGGGGYVASALVPKLLSLGCKVAVLDLFLYGEDVLPSHPNLEKIKGDIRDIESVRKAAKGAQAIIHLACISNDPSFELNPELGKSINLDAFHNIIETVKEEKPKRFIYASSSSIYGIQDNPNVREDAPAKPLTDYSKFKLECEYILRKANLPAETIWTIIRPATVCGYANRLRLDLVVNVLTIHALVNKKIRLFGGSQLRPNIVIDDMVNAYIALLEAPGKLVHREAFNAGYHNFSLEQIAQLVRDTLGDRKIEIITEKSNDLRSYHINSDKIRERIGFEAKNGLEVAIKGLKEAYEKNLIESGLENPKYHNIKLMQQVKLQ